The DNA region GTAGCTCTAGGAGCTAGTAAGGCTATTTTGTCGACCTCGCTTTGGCTTAACTCCCTGCCTTCGATCTTCACAATGTCTTTTTTACCCAACTTCTCACTCGGAGCATTCATAAGGAGACTCACAACAACTCCCTCACGCCCTTTAACTCCTAGGATTCGCAGGACGGCGAGGGCATTCCCCGCGGTTATGTGGTCTATGACGGTTCCGTCGCGAATCTTCTTTACCCTCAGTTCACCTTCCGCCATAACTGACCACTCTACTAAAGCCTATGATATATATCCCAGCTCAGATGATTTATGCTATTTGGTGACTACGTTGGACTTCAGCGGTAGGGACATAGTCTCTATAAAGGACTTCTCGAGGGAGGAGATCGATTATATCTTGAAGGTTTCGGGGGAGATGGAGCATACCTCCAAGACTAGTTTAAAAATGTTAGCTGGAAAGATCATGGGTACCCTCTTCTTCGAACCGAGCACCCGAACGAGGTTAAGCTTCGAGACCGCTATGAAGAGGCTTGGGGGGGACGTTATAGGATTCGCAGAGCCAGCTACCAGTGCGGTCCAGAAGGGAGAAACATTAGCCGATACCATCCGTGTGGTGGAGAACTATCTTGACGTTATAGTCTTAAGGCACCCCTTGGAAGGTTCAGCCAGACTTGCAGCTGACTATGCCTCAGTTCCAGTGATAAATGCAGGTGCTGGTGCTGAGGAGCATCCAACTCAAGCTCTACTAGACCTTTACACAATATATAAGGAGCTAGGCAAGATCGATGGGTTGAATATAGGCTTGCTGGGTGATCTCAGATACGGTCGTACAGTTCACTCATTAGCCTATGCTCTCTCACTCTACAATGTAAACCTCTACCTTATTTCTCCTGCGGAGTTAGGAATGCGGAGAGAAGTTTTGGAAGCAGTTCGTGGCAAATTCAAAATCATAGAGGAGAGCCAAAAGCTTGAGGATTTCTTACCCGTACTCGATGTGCTCTACGTTACACGCATACAGAAGGAAAGGTTCCCAGACCAAGCCGAATACGAGAAGGTCAGGGGAGCATATAAGATCACACCAGCCACCCTAAAGGGCTCCAAAGATTCACTCATCATAATGCACCCACTTCCAAGGGTTGATGAGATCCACCCAGATGTGGACTATACGAGGCATGCGGTCTATTTTAGGCAAGTTCGGAGTGGGCTCGTGACTAGGATGGCACTTTTAGCGATGGTTTTGGGAGCCATATAGTGAGAGTGGGGGTTGTTAAAGCAGCGGCAAACGCTACCTCCTAATACAAGGTTTGACCGCCAACTCAAGCAAATCTAGAAAGTTGTCTCATGGAGAAAAAAAGGGAAAGTAGGTCTAGTATTAGACCTAAGCACCCAAGAGCGTTACCATTATGCCCTTTTGGACATGAAGCCTATTCTCAGCCTGCTGGTAGATGCGGCAGTTGGGGTGGTCGAACATGTCAGCTGTTATCTCGTTACCCTTGTAGGCTGGCAGGCAGTGCATGATTATTGTGTCCGGCTTTGCGTGTTTGAGTAGCGCCGCGTTGACTTGGTAAGGCATGAAGACCTTCTTTATGGCTTCTTGAGCTGCCTTCTCTTCAGGCTTGTCCATCGCGATCCATGTATCAGTATAGATTACATCCGCATTTTTCACAGCCTTAATCGGGTCGTGTTCAATCTTTAACTCAGCGCCGGTCTTCTTGGCGTGTTCCTTGGCTACATCCCAGTACTTTGGTAGAGGATACCCGAGACTATCTGGAATTTGGCCTTTGACCTTATCGTAGTCTGGGCAACATAGTATAAAGTTCATTCCCATCATAGTGGCTGCAACGGCATTGTCTTGTGCGGTGTTCCCTTGCCCATCGCCCATATAGGCCATAGTCAGACCCTTCAGTTTCCCTTTATGTTCTAAAACCGTGTACATGTCTGTTAGCGCCTGCATTGGGTGAGCCTCATCTGACATCATGTTAAGTACTGGGACAGTTGAATACTTGCATAGACCCTCTATGGTCTTGTGAGAGTAGACACGAGCTGCTATCAGGTCGCACATGCTGCTAAGGACATTCGCTTGATCGCGTACATCCTCCCCGAAGATAATGTCCGCCGCCTCTTTCGGATATGCCTTAAGCATTAACATATGACCGCCTAGTTGCGCCATGCCTACCTCGAAAGAGACTCTTGTTCGAAGCGATGGTCTCTCCCAGACCGTTGCCAAAGTCTTCTCTCTTAGTAAAGGTGGTCTCTGTCCCTTCTTCAACCCGTCTTTGAGCTCTTTCGTCCTTGCATAATACTTGTCCACTTCCTCTTTTGTCACGTCAAGCATCGATCCAATGTGTTTGACCATATCGTACATCCTCCATTTAGTATGGTAACATGGATTTAGCGGGCTACAGCTTATAATTCTTTCGGTAAACGAGGATTTTACTACAGAATCTTCAACGTTTATGTCGGTTTTTGTCTACTTTAAACATGCCGCCGTGTCCAGGGATGATGAAGTCCGCGACCTGGATAATCTCTTCACGTTTCTTCCTGAGAGAGGCATGGTCGAAGATGAACGGAGGTTCATCTCTCTGGTTACTCCAGAATAAGTCCCCTACTATTGCCACCACACCAGCTTCTCCATCAACAATCACGCTACAATCATCATTGGAACAGTGACCAGGCGTGGGGATAATCTTGACCTTATCGGTTAGAAGAAACTCACCGCTGTAGAAAGTATACGAGCTTCCCTTGAAAGATTCAACCCCATCCACAAAGGTTGCACCACTGAAGAGGCACATATTCCCCACATGGTCAGGATGATAATGAGTTATTACGACGTAGTCTATGTCCTCCGGCGCCAACTCTTCCCCCTCCAGAAGCCGTACGATTTCACAACCTTCACCTGGGCCGCCAGTATCCACCAGAATATACTTGCCCCCATCACTTAAGAGAGAGACTGTACACATTGCCTCGCAACCATCGCCCCCTTTAAGGAACTTAAACCAGCCAGTTCGAAGAACCTTAACTTCAACCAACTTGGTCTACCTGCCAGCGTAGCTTAAAATCTCAAGTAGAGATTCGACGGTCTGGCTGAAGAATAGTTTCACGTTTAGCCTCAACTCTGCTTGTTTATTCTTGAAGGGTTTTTGACTTTCAACGCTATCCGGCCTGTTTACTATGCAGACGAACTTATCTATGTCGCTTCGCCCTGAGAGTTTACAATGCTCCAAACCTTTTGGATCATCGTCAACCACTATGGTTGGTTTGTACTCTGTTTTACTGAGCAGATCCGCCTTGGTAACTTTCCTCTTAAAGGGCTTATACATGAAATCCACACCGGTATGGAGAGGTATGCCGTAACCTGTGGTGGCATCAATCCTATCGACCTGTAACCCCTCCCTCTTTAGAATCTCCCCAACTGTGTATGGGTCCTCGGAAGTCCATATAACTCTCTTAAAGCCCCTACGCTTAAGCTCCTCCATAACCTCCTTCGTTCTAGCAGTGCGGAGGGCACTCTCCGGGTCTGTTAGGACTCTCCTCGTATATTCCTTGTCCAACAAAATAGACTTTTCAGGGTCCACGCAGTCTTCAGTTATGGAGGTAGCTCTGACAGCGTCTTCCAAGTGCCTCCTAAAGTCATAGGTACCAACTAGAGTTCCGACGAAGTCGAAGTAAACAGCGGGGATCATTGCTCTCATTAATATAGTTGGTGATAATGATATTTTAGCCTTCTTAGGTGAAATGCTCATAAGGCTCAGCTCTACTCAAAATAGTGTATGAGTGGGGTTGAGTTACAGACGCGCCAGTTGGTGGAGGGTGATTACCTCTCAAATATTCTGAAGCGTGAGAAGTACCAGTTGATAGGATCACACTCAGCTGTGAAGAAGTGCAGGTGGCTCCACGAGAGCCTTGTTAACAAGCGGCCATGTTACAAGCAGAAATTCTATGGGATATCTAGCCACCGATGCGTTCAGATGACCCCTACCCTCTACAACTGTACACTACGCTGTCTCTTCTGTTGGAGGCTCCAACCTAGCGATTTGGGTTTGGAGTTTGATGAAACTAGATTGGATATGCCGGATGAACCATCATTCATAGTCGAGAAAGCTATTGAGGCGCAGCGGCGCATTCTCTCAGGGTATAAAACACATAAGAAGATCGACCCAGAAAGATATGGTGAAGCGTTAAATCCTAAACATGCAGCCATAAGCCTATCCGGCGAGCCGACCTTATACCAGTCCTTAGGCGACCTTCTCCGAGAGTTCCACCGCAGAGGTATGACAACGTTCCTTGTAACTAATGGGACTCAACCTAAAGCTCTAGCGAGGCTCTCCCATGAGCCAAGTCAGCTTTACCTCTCACTCTACGCATATGATGAGAGCGTCTTTGAGAGAATCTGCAGACCGCAAGTAACTGATGGGTGGAAGAATATAAAAGAATCTTTAGATCTCCTCAGAAGTTTCAAGTGCCCCACAGTAATACGCCTAACTCTTGTGCGTGGGCTGAACCTTCAAAAGCCGGACGGGTATGCAAAGCTTATCTTAAAGGGTTGTAGCACCTATGTGGAGGCTAAATCATATATGTATGTGGGTTTCTCCAGGCGGAGGCTTAGGTTCGAGAATATGCCAACTCACGAAGAGATTCTCTCATTCTCACGGGAGCTGAGTAGGCTGACGGGTTATAAGTTAATAGACGAATCAGTTGAGAGTAGAGTCGTCCTCCTAAGCAGTATGGATAAACCGAAGAAACTAGGTTAGCTCACTGTAACCCCAATAATTACGGTAGTTGGAGTGAAAGCTTTTAGAGAGTTCTTTAAAACCTCTGAGGCGAAGTCTAAGTATCAGAGGTGGAGACAGTCCAAGGTAAGCAACATGGTTGAATTCGATGTTAAAGCTATAAAGGCTAAAGCAAAGAAAAATTATGAGGACGCCTGGCTCGAGACTAAGGGGCTCCTAGCAAAAAGAGGAAGATCCATCTTCTGGAATAGGACGCAGGGGAGAACTCATCCAGTCTCAGACATGATCTGGAAGCTCAGACAGATCATCCTATCCTACGGCTTCGATGAGATTATAAACCCTGAGATAGTTGAAGAGTCAGAAGTCTACAGGCAATACGGGCCTGAAGCGCCGGTAATTTTAGACCGCTGCTTCTATCTGGCAGGTCTTCCTAGACCTGAACTAGGGCTTGGCGGGGGGAAGCTCCAGAAGATAAAGGAAGTAATCCCAAACCTCACCGAGAATGAGACAGAGGAGCTGAAGCGGATCTTCAGAGCTTACAAGGAGGGAAAGATTGGTGGGGAAGACCTTGTCGAAGAGATAGTCACAAAGCTAAGGGTTAAGACAGAGCAGGCAACAGCTGTATTGGCACTTTTCCCTGAGCTGATGAAGCTGCGACCTTTGCCCACAAGACTTGTTCTCCGCTCACATATGACAGCCCTCTGGTTCCCCGTATTATCTCGTCTTCAAAACGTTGAGGTGTTGCCCATAAAGAAGTTCTCAATTGGGGTCAAGTATCGAAGAGAGCAGAAACTTGACCCGTTTCACCTCTATGCCTCATCTGTCGCATCCCTAGTGGTTATGAATGACGAGATAACTTTAGAGGATGGGGAGGAGCTGACAAAGGCTATCCTCCTCGAGTTAGGTTTTAAGGACGCCAAGTTTGTTGTCAAGAAAGCAACCGGCAAATACTACGCCCCTCAAATGGAGGAGGAAGTCTTCATAAAATTTAAAGATCAATGGGTCGAGGTGGGGGACATGGGGCTCTACTCGCCAGTCTCCTTAGCTAACTATGATATCAAGTATCCCGTATTCAATGTCGGCCTCGGCGTTGAAAGGATCACCATGATTATGCACTGTGTCAACGACATTAGGGAGTTGATGTATCCTCACTTCTACCTCAAAAAAGAATACGAGGACACAGAGTTAGCGCAGATGATTCAGGTCGCCGAGAAGCCATCAACCGTTGAGGGTGAAAAAATATTAGAAGCCATCATAAATACCGCCATACAAAAAGCAGATGAGCCTAGCCCTTGCGAATTCCTCGCCTATAAAGGTGAAATGGCAGGGAAGAAACTTGAAGTCTTTGTATACGAGCCGGATAATGGCGCAAAGTTGCTTGGGCCCGCAGCCCTAAATACCATCTACGTCTATAACGGTAACATCTTGGGAATTCCGAAGGCAGGGATGGATAACATCCCAATAATCCGGGAGGCTAGAGTGAGAGGAGTCTCGACTGGGATAAGATATGTTGATGGAGTGGCTTCCCTGGCAGTCGCGAAGATAGAAAGGGCGGTAAAGGACGACCAACCACTTGAGATCAACCTCCGCGTCAAGATGGTCAAACTTCCGAGCGACGTAAATCTTAAAATTAACGAGATTGCTGAGCAGTATATAACTGCCGAGCACAAAAAGATAATGGTTAAAGGGCCAGCTTTCATAGGGATCAAGGCTAAGCTGACGCCGAAGCAATGAAATTTGGCAGTTTATCTGTGGCTATCATGAACGGTGGCCGATAGCTGAGAGGACTTTAGGCTACTTAGTTTCGGAGGAGCTGGACGTTACTACCATGGTCAAGGTTGACCGAATGTTGCGCATTTGCCTTATCTTTGAGAAGATATACTCTTTGAGTTTATCTAGAGATTCAGCCTCAACCTTTACAATTATGTCGTAAATCCCATAGACCACATATACTTCTTTAACGTTTGAGAGTTTCTTCAACTCTTCAACAACTTCCTCCTCGGATCCTAACTCTGCGTTTATAAGAACAAACGCAAGTGGCAAACTGTAAGGCACCTCAAAACATGATGAGGGAATCATATATATCTCTGTTTCGGTTCCAACTTCTAGCGAACAATTATTCTAACGAATCAGTTGAGTGGAATTCCCTCACCTCTATCAATTGGGCCAGGGCTATTTGTCATCAAAGGCGAGGCTATCCAAGATTATAAGATTAACAGTAGGATCATTCCAAGTAGCCAGAGAAGGATCACTAGGAACTTTCTGCGTATGACCAACTTGGATTTGATTGATTTGGAGGTTTTAGCGACCTTAATCGGCGCCGCCGATATGGTTGCTTCATCGTAAACTGTGTTTCTGTCTAGTGAAGTTACCTTGACGGATGTTACTCCTAACGGAATAGCTCTCTTTGTGAAGCCTTGTTCTGCAGCCAACCATTCTAACTCCTGCACGAGCTTGTCGCCTCTATAAAACTGGATTAGCACGCCAACCCTTTCAGTTGTATTGTTCCGTATGGAGACGCCAGAAGTCATCGCCTGCACTATCTCTATCTTCTTAGGCTGTACCGTATCATCACTTGACGTACTCACGAACTCCTCACCGAAGATATTAGAACTTATGATTTCCCTATCAAATAATTAACACTTTCCAGACTTAATTCTTACCTTGGAGCTTGCTGAGGTTGAAGAGCCTGAGTGATTAAATCGCATATAGGCGTGAGGTATGAAGGTCTCCAATAAAATTGGCTGAAAATAACTCCAGCGTAGCGTACGCATTAATAATATATACTTGTCTTTCCACTCAAGGCTAAAGCCATCCTATTCGTCTCAGGATGAAAATTGCCATCACGGCGATTAATGCTTGAACAACTATCACGGCTGGGTATGCCCACGGTATTCGTAACTCTGGCATATACTCAAAATTCATGCCGAAGTGGCTTGCAATTAGAGTGGGTATCATAAGGATAAGTGTTAGCGCGGTAAGCCTTTTAACAACATCGTTAAGCCTCTCAATTCTCCGATTAAGCTCTCTTGTGGTTTGCATCTCATAGTCCCATGCAATTTCTCTAAGCATACTTAATCTATGCCTACATCTATCCAGTAATCCGTTGCTTTCAGCGATCAGTATGCTGTAGTCGAAAGATAGATACCGCGTTTCAACCTCCCTTATTTGTCTCTCTTCCAACCTTAATAGGATATCATGGAAATCTTCAACTTTATCGATGAGGCGTTCGAACTCCAAAGTGAGGTCGCGGTACCGCTTTGCATCAAAATCCTCTTCAAGCCCCCTCATACAGTTTATAAGGGCTTCTAGCTTCGTCCTGTAGCTGAGTAACACTTTGTTCAATGTTAGAAAGGCAAGGACTGTGCTCTTGCCATATGGCTTGCCATAAACTCTATCGTAAGTTTTGAAGGCATCCACTGGTGGGGGGCTCTTTGTGTATAAGAAAGCCTCTCTTTCACTCAAGAATAGTATATTATTGAAATCTCCCTCGTAATCTTTGAGGAGCAAGATCAGATTCTGATCTGAGCTCTTTAGGAAGTTTACGTTTAATTTGCTCAGAGACTGAAAGTCGAAGATGAACCCTGTCTCATCTACAGCCCTCTTGAAAAGCTCAAGATCGTCGAAGATCAGAAGCCCAGCTCTATACTCTACAGCCTGCATCCTCCCACCGCGTAACGCTTCTTAAAACTTCATTTATACGCTTATCGGTCAGCATGGTCAATAAATTATTCAGGAACCCTAGGGTTTAATGGGTTCAAGAGATTTAAGACGCATTTCGCATTGTTGTGGCGTGCTAGCTTAAGTCTTGAATAATTTGATACCTTTCTCCACGTATCGCCTATAAAGGTCAGGCTTATCTAGGCAGGTGTCGCAGATACAGTTAAGGGGAATGTCTTGTGTTTTGCATTCACCATAGAAACGGCACTCACTGCATGGGAACGATCTCCCGCAAATAAAGCAGCTTTGGGCAAATGTCACCTCCTCACCTATGATCTCAGCTAAGGCAGCCTTCACGTGCTCTATGCGGTCTAGGTCGCTGATGAAGAAGGTCCTAGCCTGCCTATCGTAACCTACACCGATCCTCATCAACTCGATAAACTTCTCCTTCCCAACAAAAGGAAGCTTGAACCCATCCTTCGTTATAACCTTCAATCTCTACCCCACCTCAAATCCTTAACAGCCTGTTTAGCCTCCACACCTAGATAGCCAACCTCCTCCTCACCTAAACCCAGCCACTCAGCTATACGTGAGGCTTCATCCGGAGCTCTCTTAAAAATGAGCCTAAAGAAAGGCAGAAAACTCTCAGCAGCCTTCCGCTTAGAGAGGTGACATTTGGCACCCACATAACCGCAAATCCTCTCACGGATCTCCCGCTGGCCTCTCATTCGACTTAGCAGGATGAACTTTTGGGGCGGGAACTTGTAGGCGGCTGGCTGGTATTGGTGCCGCCTAGCCGAGGCTACACCCATAGTCATCTGTTCCAACGCATAGCCGAGGAGCCCATAGTCTTGGGTTCGTTTTATACGTCCAAAGTAAATATCAGCCCTCGAAAGTTTCTCGTAGGCATTTGCGACTTCCTCAAGATCACCATACTGGTAAGGTAGATTCTCGTGGATACTTTGGAAAAGTGTTTCATAGTCTACCTGAGAATCCAGCTGAGATCTTCTTGCCTCTTCAGGGGTATCAGCCAAAAAGATGCCCTTCAATGTCTCGAATATACTTAACTGTCTATCACGCTGTTTCTGAATCTTTAGGTCGCTAACCCTTACCTCTCCATGAGGCTCTGCCGCGGCTTGAAGGTCGTTAATCGCAGATCTAACATCGCCTTGGCTTCTCACGGCAATGAGTTGTAGAGCATCCTTTTCAGCTTTAACGCCCTCCCTAATACAGATCTCTTCAAGGAGGGCTAAGATAGCTGGGGGTCTTACCTCGTAGAACCTGATCGCTTCACAGTACTCGCGTAGCCCGCGTACGCGCGGATCATCTGGGTCGTTAGCAATTAGTACAACTGGTGCTCCCGACTCACTAATCACTTTTGTTACAGCTCCAATTCCACCCTTGTCATCCCGTCCATATATCCCATCGACCTCGTCCAGAAGAATCAGCGTTCCTCTGGAGCCGTAGAAGAACTGTTCCAGTGATGTCTCTTTTGCCGCATGCCCCGCCACCCTCAACACTGCATCCTCAGTACGAGTATCGCTGGCATTCATCTCCACCAGATCGTATGCCAACTCCTTGGCTACCACCTGAACCAACGTCGTCTTACCAACTCCCGGCGACCCGTAGAGTAGGGCAGCTTTGGCGCCAGGCTTCCAAGCTCGGAGCCATCTAAGAAACTTAACTTTTGCCTCCTCGTTGCCTACAACTTGAGCTATATTCTGAGGGCGATATTTCTCAGACCACATAACTCGACTCAAAGTTGAATTCCCGTTTTTGCGCTTAAACGTGAGAGCTGTGCAAGTAGGGCACTGAGTTGGATGTCCTCGTTGGCTCCCTCCGCAAGGCGGAAATCATACTCACCGAGGAGATCTATTAGTTGGATTTGAACTTCTGGTGTAACCTTCAAATTAGCTACTTCCCTGTGGATCTGGCGTATGATGTCTAGCCCAGACATGCCTTGAGTTGCCATTAACTCGTAGAGTAGCTTCCTAGCCTCAAGAAAGTTCCCGCCGAGCGCTGTCTTTACTATCTTCGAGACCTCTTCAGAGCTCGTTTGACCAATCACGTTTAGAACGGTTTTTTTATCAACCGTCTTGCCCAGAACAGCTGCGGCTTGAAGAGTATTGATTGAACGCCGTAGATCCCCGTCGCAGTATTCTACTATCGCGTCTATGGCGTCGGCATGGAGCTCGACCCTCTCCTTCTTAGCTATAAAACGAAGCTGCTCAACTACCGACTCTCTGCTGAGGGCGGCAAAACGAAAGATGGCACATCGACTCTGAATAGGCTCAATAATCTTGCTGGAATAGTTACAGACGAGAATGAAGCGTGAGGTGAGCGAGTTTGCCTCCATTATACGCCTTAGAGCCGTCTGCGCGTCAGCCGTCATCTGGTCGCACTCGTCAAGGATCACTATGCCAAAAGGCACATTAGCCATCGCACCAGTTATATGACGGGTGAAAGTCTTTATGCGCTCACGAACCATTTGAATCCCACGCTCATCAGAGGCGTTAAGCTCTAACGTATAATTCCGCCAACTCTCACCCAAAAGCTGTCGGGCTACGCAAAGCGCCACCGTAGTCTTCCCGTTACCCGGCGGCCCTGCGAAGAGGAGGTGAGGCATCGTGAGAGGCTTCCTCAAGAAGCCCTTAAGGCTTTCAACGATGCTCTCATGGTTAACCACCTCGGCCAAAGTTTTTGGCCTGTACTTCTCAACCCACATGACTGCTTCATCTTGACTCATAGATACCCGCAAAGGGTTAGAGGGCGTTGGGCGTTATAAGGTTAACCGCATGTGCGGTGAGGCTAGCTACTAACGGAGAAGCACTGTGAACAATAGAGCGCTACATTGAAGACTGGGTTAAATCTATTTTTTGGTGGTGTTAGGTTTGGTTTTAGCCGGAAAGATCTTTAAGGTTAGAGAGAAGATCGATCTTGATGCCGTAGCTGCAAAGCTGAAGAATTACCGTGAGGAGGAATCCTACACCGAGGGGGATAAAGAGTTTAGGTTGGTGACGGAGTTCAGAGACCTCTCGCTGCGGAGAAATGTTCTCGAGGGTCTCTATGCTCAGGATAAGATTGTTCATATTCGACACCATGGCGAGCTTGTGCCCGTGCCTAAAACTATCGAGGCGCAATTTGCCTTTACATATGAGCGAGGTCTACTCCTCCTTACAGTCCTTGAAAAGAAATGGAACGCTAACAATATCGCTAACAGGTTGAGTGAAATAATCTTCGCCACCACGGGCTACATTGTAGAGGCTAGGATACCCCAAGAGGCGCTACAGCGCTACCATGAGGGCAATCCTGACGGTACAAAGGTGATATTCTTCGATGAAGTGGACATACCAAACGTCAAGAAACTCTCCCTCTACGGTCCAAGCCTCGCCGACACCGGACTATACTCCGAATACCTTAAGCACGGGAGCATCTGGTATATTGTCATAACCTCTAAACGTTATGGGCATATTGTGGGGATAACCCGCGACGGCATTGTCACCATCTTCAACCGGCTTGACCCCTCAGGCTTCTTTAGCTATGTGGCAGAAGAGATTTACCCACTCGTCGAGTGAGTGATTCAGAAATGGTGAATATTTGATATTTAGCGGCGGAATCACGGCAACTGTAAACGTAATGTTTATTATAACTGGTGTCTGTCTTTACCTCCGTAGTGAATGTTTTATGGAAGAGCTTGAAGGGGAAACGCGGCGTAAGCTGAAGAGTTCATCCAAGTTCGTTAAGATCCCCCTCATAATTCATATGGTTATGAAACGTGAGAGTGCCTTCGCACTCCAGATTGAGCATCTTCAGGTGAAGAGAACTACCATCTGTATACCTAGGAATAGTTTCTCCCTAGAAGCTGAGGAGATTGGCGACTATATAAAAGAGATCTACCCGACGGCTAAGTCCTTCGTCATACAGTATGAGAAAAGAGGCGAGGAAACGGTTCCATTCTGCGCTCAGCTCTTCATGACGCGAAAGATAGATGAAGTCTTATAGCTCTTTAAAAGCCATTCATGGAAACTTAGGATGTCGGGGTCGCCGAGCTTAGAATCGCTAGAAACCTATGTCTATGCCTCCTCAAGGCTTCTAATGCAGCCAGGGTCTGGATACAAATAATTGCCAGCGTAGCCATAAGCCCTAGCCCTACACCCGCCACATATATACCTGTAACCGCATCTTCCACAACGCCCCACAAGTTTATCGCGGTTCCTTAAATCGTTAAGTATCGGGGAGTTCACCCAGAGGTCTTCAAAACGTTCCCTGCGCAAGTTGCCTAGGGGAATAGGCATGAAAACGCAAGGTATGAGAACCCCATCTGGGTTAAGCCCGCAGTAGACCCTCCCCGCCCCACAACCGCCAATATAGCCAGCGACCTCCGTAGTAACGTCTGGCAGGTTACCGTAGTGAGTCGTGGGTATTAGTGCAGAGTTTCTGCACTGACTGGCGAACTTTTCTTTGAGGGTTTTTGAGTGTTGAATACCAACCCGGCTGAATTGAGGAGCAGTGACGAAGATGTTTGGGCCCCCGTTTATCGTGAAGTCTACCAGCTTCTCGTAGAGGAACTTGAGAAGGTTCTCCCTCTCGGTAGGGCTTAGATCAATGTTTTTGGCATCAAAGGCTCGGCCAGTTGGAATAAAGTTGAAGCAGAGGAAGCCCTTAGCGCCAACTTCTTCGGTGAAACGGACTATTTCAGGGATTTCTGCGAGGTTAATCTTAGTGGCGGTGGTGGCTATTGTGGTGTAAAGGCCTGCCTCTACGCTGTTCCTTATACCTTGGATCGCCTTCTCCCATGCGCCGCTAACTCCCCGAA from Candidatus Bathyarchaeia archaeon includes:
- a CDS encoding replication factor C large subunit, with translation MSRVMWSEKYRPQNIAQVVGNEEAKVKFLRWLRAWKPGAKAALLYGSPGVGKTTLVQVVAKELAYDLVEMNASDTRTEDAVLRVAGHAAKETSLEQFFYGSRGTLILLDEVDGIYGRDDKGGIGAVTKVISESGAPVVLIANDPDDPRVRGLREYCEAIRFYEVRPPAILALLEEICIREGVKAEKDALQLIAVRSQGDVRSAINDLQAAAEPHGEVRVSDLKIQKQRDRQLSIFETLKGIFLADTPEEARRSQLDSQVDYETLFQSIHENLPYQYGDLEEVANAYEKLSRADIYFGRIKRTQDYGLLGYALEQMTMGVASARRHQYQPAAYKFPPQKFILLSRMRGQREIRERICGYVGAKCHLSKRKAAESFLPFFRLIFKRAPDEASRIAEWLGLGEEEVGYLGVEAKQAVKDLRWGRD
- a CDS encoding replication factor C small subunit; the protein is MSQDEAVMWVEKYRPKTLAEVVNHESIVESLKGFLRKPLTMPHLLFAGPPGNGKTTVALCVARQLLGESWRNYTLELNASDERGIQMVRERIKTFTRHITGAMANVPFGIVILDECDQMTADAQTALRRIMEANSLTSRFILVCNYSSKIIEPIQSRCAIFRFAALSRESVVEQLRFIAKKERVELHADAIDAIVEYCDGDLRRSINTLQAAAVLGKTVDKKTVLNVIGQTSSEEVSKIVKTALGGNFLEARKLLYELMATQGMSGLDIIRQIHREVANLKVTPEVQIQLIDLLGEYDFRLAEGANEDIQLSALLAQLSRLSAKTGIQL
- a CDS encoding radical SAM protein → MSELSTGFKLMRRALNTGSVRALIRYCIKKCERCGRRPIDTYLDELLGMKIEKCLECRIALSILRFVTGVTVKPEKWKGPGNSSIKDVISKSYWRKGVVSLLKGILYFGPRKPFVTGAPLLVVWNFTNRCNLACQHCYQDAKPSGLSNELTTEEALKIVNEFAEAEVTSISFSGGEPLLRRDIYDVAKRAKDLGMYVSIATNGTMLTKETAQKLSEAVHYVEISLDGVTPYIHDGFRGVSGAWEKAIQGIRNSVEAGLYTTIATTATKINLAEIPEIVRFTEEVGAKGFLCFNFIPTGRAFDAKNIDLSPTERENLLKFLYEKLVDFTINGGPNIFVTAPQFSRVGIQHSKTLKEKFASQCRNSALIPTTHYGNLPDVTTEVAGYIGGCGAGRVYCGLNPDGVLIPCVFMPIPLGNLRRERFEDLWVNSPILNDLRNRDKLVGRCGRCGYRYICGGCRARAYGYAGNYLYPDPGCIRSLEEA